The following are encoded in a window of Chryseobacterium sp. genomic DNA:
- the coaD gene encoding pantetheine-phosphate adenylyltransferase, which produces MRTAVFPGSFDPITLGHYDIVERAAPLFDKIIIAIGQNSQKKYMFSLEQRMDFIKRTFSDFPNVEVDHFEGLTIDYCKSKNVSFILRGLRNPADFEFEKAIAQTNRELTRDRKIETIFLLTSSGKSFISSSIVREIITFRGDYKLLVPPAVRI; this is translated from the coding sequence ATGAGAACAGCAGTATTCCCGGGTTCCTTTGACCCTATCACTTTGGGACATTATGATATTGTGGAGCGTGCAGCTCCCCTTTTCGACAAAATCATTATCGCCATCGGTCAGAACTCCCAAAAAAAATATATGTTCTCACTGGAACAGAGAATGGATTTCATAAAAAGGACATTCAGCGACTTTCCCAATGTTGAGGTAGATCATTTTGAAGGCCTTACCATTGATTACTGCAAAAGCAAAAATGTAAGCTTCATCTTACGTGGCCTTAGAAATCCCGCCGATTTTGAATTTGAAAAAGCAATTGCACAAACCAACCGGGAACTCACCAGGGACCGCAAGATTGAAACAATCTTCCTCCTTACCTCTTCCGGAAAATCCTTTATCAGCAGTAGTATAGTAAGGGAAATAATTACTTTTCGCGGCGATTATAAACTACTGGTTCCGCCGGCTGTACGCATCTAA